A single genomic interval of Brevundimonas diminuta harbors:
- a CDS encoding CoA-acylating methylmalonate-semialdehyde dehydrogenase: protein MRDIRHFIDGAAFDGASGRFSDVFNPNTGDVQARVQLATTGEVDRAVQAAQNAFDGWASTNPQRRARVMFDFKRLVEARMDELAELLSSEHGKVIADSKGDIQRGLEVIEFACGIPHALKGEYTQGAGPGIDVYSMRQPLGVVAGITPFNFPAMIPMWMFGVAIAVGNTFVLKPSERDPSVPVRLAELMLEAGAPNGVLNVVHGDKTAVDAILTHPLVHAVSFVGSSDIAHYVYQTGAANHKRVQAMGGAKNHGIVLPDADMDQVIKDLSGAAYGSAGERCMALPVVVPVGKKTADELRERMVAEIPSMRVGVSTDAGAHYGPVVTAQHRERVAGWIEKGVQEGAELVVDGRDFSLQGHEKGYFIGPSLFDHVKPEMSSYQEEIFGPVLQIVRAETFEEALALPSNHQYGNGVAIFTQNGRAARDFAARVNVGMVGINVPIPVPVAYHTFGGWKRSAFGDINQHGMEGVRFWTKTKTVTARWPDSALEHSDSSFVIPTMR, encoded by the coding sequence ACTGGCGACGACGGGCGAGGTCGATCGTGCGGTCCAGGCGGCGCAGAACGCCTTTGATGGTTGGGCTTCGACCAATCCCCAGCGCCGCGCCCGCGTCATGTTCGACTTCAAACGCCTAGTCGAGGCGCGGATGGACGAACTGGCCGAACTGCTGTCCAGCGAGCACGGCAAGGTCATCGCCGACTCCAAGGGCGACATCCAACGCGGCCTGGAAGTGATCGAGTTCGCCTGCGGCATCCCGCACGCGCTGAAGGGTGAATATACTCAAGGCGCCGGCCCCGGCATCGACGTCTATTCGATGCGTCAGCCGCTGGGCGTGGTGGCGGGCATCACCCCGTTCAACTTTCCGGCGATGATCCCGATGTGGATGTTCGGCGTCGCCATCGCGGTGGGCAACACCTTCGTGCTGAAGCCGTCCGAGCGCGATCCGTCGGTGCCGGTGCGTCTGGCCGAACTGATGCTGGAAGCCGGAGCGCCGAACGGCGTGCTGAACGTGGTGCATGGCGACAAGACGGCGGTGGACGCCATCCTGACCCATCCGTTGGTTCACGCCGTCAGCTTCGTCGGCTCGTCCGACATCGCCCACTATGTCTATCAGACCGGCGCCGCCAACCATAAGCGCGTCCAGGCCATGGGCGGGGCCAAGAACCACGGCATCGTCCTGCCCGACGCGGACATGGATCAGGTGATCAAGGACCTGTCCGGCGCGGCCTATGGTTCGGCGGGCGAACGCTGCATGGCGCTGCCGGTCGTAGTGCCGGTCGGCAAGAAAACCGCCGACGAACTGCGCGAGCGGATGGTCGCCGAGATCCCCTCGATGCGGGTCGGCGTCTCGACCGATGCGGGCGCCCACTATGGCCCCGTCGTCACGGCTCAGCACCGCGAGCGTGTCGCGGGTTGGATCGAGAAGGGCGTGCAGGAAGGCGCCGAACTGGTCGTCGACGGTCGCGACTTCAGCCTGCAAGGTCACGAGAAGGGCTATTTCATCGGCCCGTCGCTGTTCGACCATGTGAAGCCCGAGATGTCGTCCTATCAGGAGGAAATTTTCGGTCCGGTGCTGCAGATCGTGCGCGCCGAGACGTTCGAGGAGGCGCTGGCCCTGCCGTCGAACCACCAATACGGCAACGGCGTCGCCATCTTCACCCAGAACGGCCGTGCGGCGCGCGACTTCGCCGCCCGGGTCAATGTCGGCATGGTCGGGATCAATGTGCCGATCCCGGTTCCGGTCGCCTATCATACCTTTGGCGGCTGGAAACGTTCGGCTTTCGGCGACATCAACCAGCACGGCATGGAGGGCGTCCGCTTCTGGACCAAGACCAAGACCGTGACGGCCCGCTGGCCGGACTCGGCGCTGGAGCATTCGGACAGTTCGTTCGTCATTCCGACGATGCGCTGA